The following proteins are co-located in the Pomacea canaliculata isolate SZHN2017 linkage group LG10, ASM307304v1, whole genome shotgun sequence genome:
- the LOC112573642 gene encoding inositol hexakisphosphate kinase 1-like, which produces MPQAAQELPATGKSLQLFHHQVAGQSLVFQYDERTICKTLIPREDLFYRNVPEILKPFIPTYRGVREVVLEKTEGGLLSQAHADSHVEAVQRHLDKVSKSDADNGAYHFILLENIVAGFRNPCVLDLKLGTRQHGDDAPSEKVTYQVNKCLNTTSAKLGVRLCGMKIFDFLTGGCIAFDKMQGRAMQERDFREAIETFLLTGYRFHKDIITVILQQLKKLHAAIGQLPTYRFYACSLLIVYDGDFENDISLTGSDLLPGAECGSAGEGMRTANGTFEAKALGHNGEVLGDSHADGDSPTLTPCNPEGDAASVADVRHDDASGHVNLSTCVAETRLCEPDAAGERNASSASSKGFRSAADGSMSEGLTTTTTTKHRIDVRMVDFAHSTFKGFGSDVVVHEGVDRGCLLGLETLIKIVSEMKLSAI; this is translated from the exons ATGCCTCAAGCCGCGCAAGAGTTGCCTGCCACTGGCAAGAGCCTACAGCTGTTTCACCACCAGGTGGCGGGCCAGTCACTGGTTTTCCAGTATGATGAACGCACCATCTGCAAAACTCTCATCCCGAGGGAGGATCTTTTCTACCGCAATGTTCCAGAAATACTGAAGCCGTTTATCCCCACCTATCGAG GCGTGAGGGAGGTAGTGCTAGAGAAGACAGAGGGTGGTCTGCTGTCCCAGGCGCACGCGGACTCGCACGTGGAGGCAGTGCAGCGACATCTGGATAAAGTGTCAAAGAGCGACGCCGACAACGGAGCATATC ATTTCATCTTGCTGGAGAACATTGTCGCTGGCTTCCGGAATCCATGCGTCCTTGACCTGAAGCTGGGCACGCGACAGCACGGCGACGACGCGCCATCTGAGAAGGTCACCTATCAGGTCAACAAGTGTCTCAACACGACTTCGGCAAAGCTCGGTGTACGCCTGTGTGGCATGAAG ATCTTTGACTTCCTCACCGGAGGCTGTATCGCTTTCGACAAAATGCAAGGGCGGGCCATGCAGGAACGAGACTTCCGGGAGGCCATCGAAACCTTTCTGCTCACCGGATATCGCTTCCACAAGGACATCATTACTGTGATACTGCAGCAGCTAAAGAAGCTTCACGCCGCCATTGGTCAGCTGCCCACGTACAGATTTTACGCCTGTTCTTTGCTGATTGTCTACGACGGCGACTTCGAGAACGACATCTCCTTGACGGGCAGCGACTTGTTGCCGGGAGCCGAGTGCGGAAGTGCTGGTGAGGGCATGCGCACTGCTAACGGGACTTTCGAAGCGAAAGCATTGGGACATAACGGTGAGGTGCTTGGTGATAGTCACGCAGATGGCGATTCACCGACACTCACCCCGTGTAACCCCGAAGGTGACGCGGCTTCAGTTGCGGACGTTAGGCATGACGACGCGTCTGGTCACGTGAACCTCTCGACGTGCGTTGCGGAGACGAGACTTTGCGAGCCCGATGCTGCAGGGGAGAGAAATGCTTCTAGTGCTAGTAGCAAGGGCTTCAGAAGTGCGGCGGACGGTTCGATGAGCGAGGggttgacgacgacgacgacgacgaagcaCAGGATAGACGTTCGAATGGTGGATTTCGCGCACTCGACTTTCAAGGGCTTCGGCTCTGATGTGGTCGTGCACGAA